The nucleotide window TATGGATATTTGGTGATAACATCGAACAAAAATTCGGTAAGTTGAAGTATCTTGGAATTTATCTAATATGGGGAATTCTTGCTGGATTGATCCATATTGCCGGTGATGTTAACAGTGTGATTCCTGCAGTGGGTGCATCTGGTGCAATTTCTGGAGTATTAGGAGCTTATCTAGTAATTTTCCCAACAGCAAGAATACAAACTTTTCTTATATTGGGATTTATCTGGAAAATGATGCATATCAAGGCAAAATGGTTCTTGCCTTTCTGGCTAATTTTTCAAAATTTACTTCCATATTTTATTGGAGGATTTGGTCTTGCAGGAGATGGTGTAGCATATCTTGCTCACATTGGAGGATTTGTTGTAGGTCTAGCAACAGGTTACTTGTACAAAAAAACACACAATTCTGAGTTTATGTATGGTACAAGATATGGTTACAGATCAGATTATTGAACGCATAAATCACTGAATCTATTTGTAATTCTTATGCCGTTGATTACAGTATCAATGTACCCTGGAAGAACACAGGAACAAAAAGACGAATATGCAAAAGCAATAACAAAATCTGCAGTAGAGATTCTAAAAACAAAAGAAAATCATGTAATTGTTGTTTTTGAAGACAATCCTAAAGAAAATTGGTTTTTGGCAGGAAACCAACTGTAAAAACTAGATTTATTATCATTTTTTCTTTTTTTGTAAAAAATAAAATACATCTTTTTTAATTTTCTGAATATGGTCACAAATATTGATTCTAAATAGATTCAAATTGGAAAAAAGAATTTGTTGAATTAGATCCAATCTTTTAATGGATTTCATAGTGTTTTTGATTATAATTGATCCAATTGGATTCAAAGAAATAAAATGGAATCTAATGGAAAAATTACTTAACATTGACAGTGCTGATATAATTTTTACATTTATGATATCTCATAAGGGTTAAGTTTATGTTTAATACTATGACAATTTAATTTTCTAATTTTTCAATATCTTGTTCAAGATAAGGAACATTGTTATGCTATGATTCATTTTTAGATACTTCTTTCTAAAATTTTGATGAGTTTATAGATCTAACTACAAATATTGTTATTCCTATATGCTGAATATTGTATCAGACCTTAAGACCAAAAACGTTAGATTTTGGTGACAGTTCTAATACCTTTATGATTTAACAAATTTGGTATTTAGATTCTACTAAGAATTCATTCTCTTGTTTTATAGACCTAGAATTTGATTTTATTAATTCTTGCTGGATTACTATCTAGCTGGAAGAAACTTGTAGACTAGAAAATCCCCCTAGTCAAGGTTTGATATATACACTATGATCGGTTTAATTTCTATTTACAAAATATACATAATAATAAATAGTTCATTTTATGATGTATCAAGAGTTTATCCTTTTATTGTAATTTAATTAATCATATTATATGAAAACTGCAATTGTTCAATTCAAAGCATCAACTAGGAAAGAAGATAATCTTAAAAAAATTCTTTCATACATTTCAAAGGCAGCATCAAAGAATGCAACATTATGTGCATTTCCAGAATTTATGATGTTTTACACAAATTCCACTCAAACTCCCAAACAACTTGCAAATTTAGCTGAAACAATTAACGGGGATTTTATTACAACAATTGCAAATGCTGCAAAAGAAAAACAAATTCAAATTATAGGTTCATTTTATGAAAAAAGCAGAAAAAAAGATCGTGTATATGATACATCATTTATTATTGATGTATCAGGTAAAGTAATCTCCACCTACAGAAAAATTCATCTCTACGATGCATTAGGATTCAAAGAGTCAGATAAAATGACTTCAGGTTCTAAAATTGTAAAGCCAGTTGATACATCTATTGGTAAAATTGGAATGATGATATGCTATGACTTGAGATTTCCAGAAATGTCAAGATCACTTGCTGTTGCTGGTGCTGAAGTTTTAGTTGCACCATCTGCTTGGGTTAAAGGCAAAATGAAGGAAGAACACTGGATTACGATTAACAAGACAAGAGCAATTGAAAATGGATGCTACATGATTGCACCTGATCAAGTTGGAAATATCTATTGCGGCAGAAGTTTGGTAGTTGATCCATATGGAAAAATTCTACTTGATATGAAAAAGAAACAAGGAATAAGTTTTGTAAATATTGATTTGAATAATGTAAAACAAACACGTAAAGTTTTACCATTGCTCAAAAATAGGAGAACAGATATCTATCCTATTTTGAAGGCTTAGTCTCTCTACTTTCACAA belongs to Nitrosopumilus sp. and includes:
- a CDS encoding rhomboid family intramembrane serine protease, coding for MFPLRDENPHPPGFKPTITYALIIINVIVFFIEVAYTGQIFEFTNQNTISLFYNWGAVPNCVTGGSVLNIDFGSGPQSISCPQEPYFSLLSSVFLHGGIMHLGGNMLFLWIFGDNIEQKFGKLKYLGIYLIWGILAGLIHIAGDVNSVIPAVGASGAISGVLGAYLVIFPTARIQTFLILGFIWKMMHIKAKWFLPFWLIFQNLLPYFIGGFGLAGDGVAYLAHIGGFVVGLATGYLYKKTHNSEFMYGTRYGYRSDY
- a CDS encoding tautomerase family protein, producing MPLITVSMYPGRTQEQKDEYAKAITKSAVEILKTKENHVIVVFEDNPKENWFLAGNQL
- a CDS encoding carbon-nitrogen hydrolase family protein, which codes for MKTAIVQFKASTRKEDNLKKILSYISKAASKNATLCAFPEFMMFYTNSTQTPKQLANLAETINGDFITTIANAAKEKQIQIIGSFYEKSRKKDRVYDTSFIIDVSGKVISTYRKIHLYDALGFKESDKMTSGSKIVKPVDTSIGKIGMMICYDLRFPEMSRSLAVAGAEVLVAPSAWVKGKMKEEHWITINKTRAIENGCYMIAPDQVGNIYCGRSLVVDPYGKILLDMKKKQGISFVNIDLNNVKQTRKVLPLLKNRRTDIYPILKA